One stretch of Patagioenas fasciata isolate bPatFas1 chromosome 9, bPatFas1.hap1, whole genome shotgun sequence DNA includes these proteins:
- the UBE2G2 gene encoding ubiquitin-conjugating enzyme E2 G2, with translation MAGTALKRLMAEYKQLTLNPPEGIVAGPMNEENFFEWEALIMGPEDTCFEYGVFPAILSFPLDYPLSPPKMRFTCEMFHPNIYPDGRVCISILHAPGDDPMGYESSAERWSPVQSVEKILLSVVSMLAEPNDESGANVDASKMWREDREQFNKIAKQIVQKSLGL, from the exons AGCTGACGCTGAACCCGCCGGAAGGGATCGTCGCAG GTCCCATGAATGAAGAGAACTTCTTCGAATGGGAAGCTCTGATAAT GGGTCCTGAAGACACCTGTTTCGAGTACGGGGTTTTCCCTGCTATTCTGAGCTTTCCGCTGGACTACCCGTTAAGTCCTCCAAAGATGAGGTTCACGTGCGAGATGTTCCATCCAAACA TTTACCCAGATGGGAGAGTTTGCATCTCTATTCTTCATGCTCCCGGGGATGATCCCATGGGGTACGAGAGCAGCGCTGAGCGGTGGAGCCCCGTGCAGAGCGTGGAGAAGATCCTGCTGTCGGTTGTGAGCATGCTGGCAG AGCCGAATGATGAAAGCGGAGCCAATGTAGACGCCTCCAAGATGTGGCGGGAGGACAGAGAACAATTTAACAAGATTGCCAAGCAGATTGTGCAGAAGTCACTCGGACTTTAA